In Denitratisoma sp. DHT3, one DNA window encodes the following:
- a CDS encoding site-specific DNA-methyltransferase — MSKQKLELTWIGKDKRPKLEPRILLEDSAKSYHAKQRVTENDIFDNRLIFGDNLLALKALEQEFSGKVKCVYIDPPYNTGAAFEHYDDALEHSTWLGLMRDRLEMLRRLLSPQGFICCHIDDSEGHYLKVLLDEVFGRANYLVTLYVQVRYAEKTLKQDMNFHKQVEQIHVYRKEYGAEPNLPEKDLSFDKFCHYITEKAPGTRITLGGKAVTVFGAGQWGVKKKEGSAKGLKEIWATGSILDGNSSGRFFRDYLTGRAATDGLGALYKVECIGDDGHGHRYFTGPARASATKGKYFQGVPLGKLEPDAEAQTLPIENFYDLAGSFGNCRHEGGADFRSGKKPEALLEIVLRHFSSPGDIVLDSFAGSGSTGAVAHKMGRRWIMVELGEHCHTHIIPRMKLVIDGEDRTGVTENAGWQGGGGFRYYKLAPSLIVNDRWGNPVINPEYNAAQLAEALAKLEGFSYAPSEVQWWQHGHSSERDFIYVTTQNLSADQLQALSDEVGSDRSLLICCAAFHGVTAAKAAERWPNLTLKKIPKMVLARCEWGHDDYSLNVANLPMAKPDPVEASAAAEASQKTKSRKVPAANLNQGGLFGENE, encoded by the coding sequence ATGAGTAAGCAGAAACTAGAACTGACATGGATTGGGAAGGACAAGCGGCCCAAGCTGGAGCCGCGCATCCTGCTCGAAGATTCGGCCAAGTCGTACCACGCCAAGCAGCGTGTGACAGAGAACGACATCTTCGATAACCGGCTGATCTTCGGGGACAACCTGCTCGCGCTTAAGGCGCTGGAGCAGGAGTTTTCGGGGAAAGTGAAGTGTGTCTATATCGATCCACCCTACAACACAGGTGCGGCATTCGAGCACTACGACGACGCATTGGAGCATTCAACATGGCTTGGCCTTATGCGCGATCGGCTGGAAATGCTCCGTCGGCTACTTAGCCCCCAAGGGTTTATCTGCTGCCACATTGATGACTCTGAAGGTCATTATCTGAAGGTCCTTCTCGATGAAGTCTTCGGCAGGGCCAACTACTTGGTGACGCTTTATGTACAAGTGAGGTATGCCGAAAAGACATTGAAGCAAGACATGAACTTTCATAAGCAGGTCGAGCAGATCCACGTCTACCGAAAGGAATATGGAGCCGAACCGAACCTGCCGGAGAAAGACCTGTCGTTTGACAAGTTCTGCCACTACATCACTGAAAAGGCCCCCGGAACTAGGATCACGCTAGGTGGAAAAGCGGTGACCGTGTTTGGGGCAGGCCAATGGGGGGTCAAGAAGAAGGAAGGCTCAGCGAAGGGGTTGAAAGAAATATGGGCTACCGGTTCCATCCTGGATGGAAATTCATCGGGACGGTTTTTCCGCGACTATTTGACCGGGCGCGCTGCTACAGATGGTCTTGGAGCACTTTACAAAGTCGAATGTATTGGTGACGACGGACATGGCCATCGGTATTTCACCGGCCCGGCGAGAGCCTCCGCGACCAAAGGAAAGTACTTTCAAGGCGTTCCCCTTGGCAAGCTTGAGCCTGATGCCGAGGCGCAGACCCTGCCGATTGAAAATTTCTACGATCTAGCAGGTAGCTTTGGCAACTGCCGCCACGAGGGGGGAGCAGATTTTCGCTCCGGCAAGAAGCCCGAAGCACTGCTGGAAATTGTTCTCCGACACTTTTCTTCGCCGGGTGACATCGTCCTCGATTCATTCGCTGGCTCTGGCTCAACAGGTGCCGTCGCTCACAAAATGGGGCGTCGCTGGATCATGGTGGAGTTGGGCGAGCACTGCCACACGCACATCATCCCTCGAATGAAGCTGGTGATCGATGGTGAAGATAGAACCGGCGTAACTGAAAACGCGGGTTGGCAAGGCGGCGGCGGCTTCCGTTACTACAAGCTCGCGCCCAGCCTGATCGTCAACGACCGCTGGGGCAACCCGGTCATCAATCCCGAATACAACGCCGCACAACTGGCCGAGGCGCTGGCCAAACTGGAGGGCTTCAGCTACGCGCCCTCCGAAGTGCAGTGGTGGCAGCACGGTCATTCCAGCGAGCGCGATTTCATCTACGTCACCACGCAGAACCTGTCCGCCGACCAGTTGCAGGCGCTGTCCGACGAAGTGGGCTCCGACCGGAGCCTGCTGATCTGCTGCGCGGCCTTCCACGGCGTGACCGCCGCCAAGGCGGCGGAACGCTGGCCGAACCTGACACTGAAGAAGATTCCGAAGATGGTGCTGGCCCGCTGCGAATGGGGCCATGACGACTACAGCCTGAACGTGGCGAACCTGCCGATGGCGAAGCCCGATCCTGTTGAGGCCTCGGCTGCCGCCGAAGCGAGCCAGAAAACCAAGAGCAGGAAAGTGCCCGCTGCGAATTTGAATCAGGGCGGTCTGTTTGGGGAGAACGAATAA
- a CDS encoding ATP-binding protein has protein sequence MQANIKGLVDRLELSQAKAMMPLYEAISNAVDAIEEHQDGFSNHSIRIRLMASNDLAHQAGDGTLVVDGFDVIDDGVGFNDKNLASFQEAHTLSKVKVGGRGVGRFTFLKVFSSVHIRSVFQRDGKALLREFDFSIEDELKGADTTSEVKEVCGTHTSLRGMDDKFRAGWPTQPETIAERIIAHFLIRFAARSCPPMTLESPGHAPIDLHALFQSTVLAHIQEQFFEVSGHIFALQAYRHRDGRSRHELNLCANGREVTTSKLRDLLPELPEKLIDEEQAPYTLIVLVTGEYLDDHANQERTRIAFQSDEEPELERTLVSRRALNQGVTGALRPLLMDDLKSTNEEKRAQIEKFVEQAPEYRALMHPRYKEMIEQKIQPGLSDDKLDEALLHVKRATEDDVRKEAKHVAALFETETFEQYQERFKEIAEKANEIGKAQLAAYVAHRRTILDLVNNSLKKKRTDDKYPLERVLHKMIFPMGMTSKDIFFEQQNLWVIDERLCYHTLLTSDKKLKSVAGLEDTSGKEPDIFTLFYDTPIGVAEPDNLPGGGVVIIEFKRPGRDDYNKDPADQVIQRFREISEGGVTDVDGRQINPANLRYTGYLIADLTPSLHRQVFGRYHRTADNEGYFSPLAMGNGYIEILSYDKLIKDAARRNRILFDKLGLHKN, from the coding sequence ATGCAAGCGAACATCAAAGGTCTGGTGGATCGACTGGAGCTTTCCCAGGCCAAGGCAATGATGCCGCTTTACGAGGCCATTTCGAATGCCGTCGATGCAATCGAAGAGCATCAGGACGGCTTCAGCAATCATTCGATTCGCATTCGGCTGATGGCTTCCAATGATCTTGCCCATCAGGCTGGGGATGGAACTCTGGTCGTGGACGGCTTCGACGTCATTGATGATGGCGTTGGCTTCAACGACAAGAACCTGGCTTCGTTTCAAGAAGCCCACACGCTTTCAAAGGTCAAGGTCGGCGGTCGGGGTGTGGGGCGCTTCACTTTCCTGAAGGTGTTCTCATCCGTACACATCCGTAGTGTCTTCCAACGCGACGGCAAGGCTTTGCTGCGCGAGTTCGACTTCAGCATCGAGGATGAACTGAAAGGTGCCGACACCACGTCTGAAGTTAAAGAGGTATGTGGCACGCACACCTCTTTGCGAGGCATGGATGACAAGTTTCGGGCTGGATGGCCCACTCAGCCCGAAACCATCGCTGAACGGATCATCGCGCACTTCCTGATTCGTTTTGCGGCTCGTTCCTGCCCGCCGATGACTCTGGAATCTCCGGGGCATGCTCCGATTGATTTGCACGCACTGTTTCAGTCAACGGTATTGGCGCACATCCAGGAGCAGTTCTTCGAGGTCTCGGGGCATATATTTGCTTTGCAGGCGTATCGTCACCGTGACGGACGCTCGCGCCATGAACTCAACTTGTGCGCGAACGGCCGCGAAGTCACCACGAGCAAGCTGCGAGATCTGCTTCCAGAGCTACCTGAGAAGCTGATTGACGAAGAGCAGGCGCCATACACCCTGATCGTGCTGGTTACCGGGGAGTACCTGGACGACCATGCCAACCAAGAGCGCACGCGCATCGCTTTCCAAAGCGATGAGGAGCCCGAGCTTGAGCGGACTCTTGTCTCACGACGGGCCCTGAACCAGGGTGTTACAGGCGCGTTGCGGCCGCTGCTCATGGATGACTTGAAGTCAACGAACGAAGAAAAGCGTGCCCAGATCGAGAAGTTCGTGGAGCAAGCTCCTGAGTACAGGGCGCTCATGCATCCTCGCTACAAAGAAATGATCGAGCAAAAGATTCAGCCGGGCCTGTCTGATGACAAGCTGGATGAAGCTCTCCTGCACGTGAAGCGTGCCACCGAGGACGATGTCCGCAAAGAGGCCAAGCACGTCGCCGCACTGTTCGAGACAGAAACCTTTGAACAATACCAAGAAAGATTCAAGGAAATTGCCGAAAAAGCCAACGAGATCGGCAAGGCGCAACTCGCTGCCTATGTCGCCCACCGCCGAACGATTCTTGACCTGGTGAACAACAGCCTCAAGAAGAAGCGTACGGACGACAAGTATCCGCTCGAAAGAGTCTTGCACAAGATGATCTTCCCCATGGGCATGACCTCGAAGGACATCTTCTTCGAGCAGCAGAACCTTTGGGTGATTGACGAGCGGCTCTGCTATCACACGCTGCTCACGTCTGACAAAAAGCTCAAGAGTGTCGCCGGTCTTGAAGATACATCTGGCAAGGAACCGGACATCTTCACGCTTTTCTATGACACCCCAATCGGAGTCGCCGAGCCCGACAATCTGCCGGGAGGTGGCGTTGTCATCATTGAATTCAAACGACCGGGGCGGGACGACTACAACAAAGACCCCGCGGACCAAGTTATCCAGCGATTCCGGGAAATTTCCGAGGGCGGCGTTACGGACGTCGATGGGCGTCAGATCAATCCTGCCAACCTGCGTTACACCGGCTATCTCATTGCCGATCTAACGCCCTCATTGCATCGGCAAGTATTCGGACGCTATCACCGGACTGCCGACAACGAGGGGTACTTCTCCCCTTTGGCGATGGGCAATGGGTATATCGAAATCCTCTCCTACGACAAGCTGATCAAGGATGCCGCACGCAGAAATCGCATCCTTTTTGACAAGCTTGGTTTGCACAAGAATTAA
- a CDS encoding tyrosine-type recombinase/integrase translates to MPENLLNDAKVRSAKPTDRDWKLSDGGGLFLLVKPTGGKLWRWKYRLQGKENLFAIGGFPQVSLAEARAAREKARALVKQGIHPAHERQQVKQRNLEALEERKRARESSFAKVAQAYLAEIKPVFALSSYRTKESRIRKYLSPKFDGMPMSDIGVRQIRPLLEECKAHGAWAAIHVKGDLSAIFEFAVVRGLVEANPIPSLRGLLRVPFSESKAAMTREQIQKFYQELRGYRGYPETSLCLRLIALIACRPGEAADAEWDEFDFEDALWRRPAAKMKARRDHVSPLSVQAIAVLKDVQCITGGGRYLFPHRSGKGFTTPNRLTYAMRDMNLGRGTTPHCWRTTFSTWANENGYRPDAIERQLAHVESNKVRATYNKALLLDQRRTLLQDWADYLSAAEGSVTA, encoded by the coding sequence ATGCCCGAGAATCTACTCAATGACGCCAAGGTCAGGTCGGCCAAACCGACTGATCGAGATTGGAAACTTTCAGACGGCGGGGGCTTGTTCCTGCTGGTCAAGCCCACCGGCGGCAAGCTCTGGCGATGGAAGTACCGCCTGCAAGGCAAGGAGAACCTCTTTGCCATTGGCGGCTTTCCTCAGGTAAGCCTTGCAGAGGCGCGTGCTGCCCGTGAGAAGGCGCGTGCCTTGGTCAAGCAAGGCATCCACCCTGCGCATGAGCGGCAGCAGGTCAAGCAGCGCAACCTCGAAGCGCTGGAAGAACGTAAGCGCGCTCGTGAAAGCTCGTTTGCCAAGGTGGCGCAGGCGTATCTGGCCGAGATCAAGCCTGTCTTTGCGCTCAGTTCCTACCGCACGAAAGAGTCCCGCATCAGGAAGTACCTGTCGCCCAAGTTCGACGGGATGCCGATGAGCGACATTGGTGTCAGGCAGATTCGCCCGCTGCTGGAGGAGTGCAAGGCCCACGGGGCGTGGGCGGCCATCCATGTCAAAGGCGATCTTTCGGCCATCTTCGAGTTCGCGGTGGTGCGTGGTCTGGTCGAGGCCAATCCGATCCCCAGTCTGCGTGGGCTGCTGCGCGTGCCGTTCAGCGAGAGCAAGGCGGCGATGACGCGAGAGCAAATCCAGAAGTTCTATCAGGAGTTGCGTGGCTACCGGGGCTATCCGGAGACTTCGCTGTGCCTGCGGTTGATTGCGCTGATCGCCTGCCGTCCGGGGGAAGCGGCGGATGCCGAATGGGACGAGTTCGACTTTGAGGATGCACTGTGGCGTCGGCCTGCGGCGAAGATGAAGGCGCGGCGCGACCATGTCAGCCCGTTGTCTGTGCAGGCCATTGCTGTGCTGAAGGATGTGCAGTGCATCACGGGCGGTGGCCGCTATCTGTTCCCACACCGGAGTGGCAAGGGCTTCACCACTCCCAATCGGCTTACCTACGCAATGCGTGACATGAACCTGGGCCGGGGCACGACGCCGCATTGCTGGCGGACAACCTTTTCGACCTGGGCCAATGAGAACGGATACCGGCCTGATGCAATCGAGCGGCAGCTTGCCCACGTGGAAAGCAACAAGGTGCGGGCGACGTACAACAAGGCGTTGCTGCTGGATCAGAGAAGGACGCTGTTGCAGGACTGGGCGGACTATCTGAGTGCTGCGGAAGGCAGCGTCACGGCATAG
- a CDS encoding Fic family protein has product MHSLTPEYLAALRFDGTQAATLRSLGEYQGKQQLYAAQSPEALKGLRQIAVVESTESSNRLEGVVVAPSRLKSLVIRNATPKSRSEQEIAGYRDALALIHESAAHMSFSEGVVLQLHTLLYRYMPQAGGRWKATNNDIIERHPDGTSRLRFQPVAAHLTPMAMTDLAGRYATALDQHLADPLVLVPLAMLDFLCIHPFPDGNGRMSRLLTLLLLYHFDYAVGRYISLERIFEETKEGYYETLEASSQGWHQGQHDVKPWLDYFWGALLRAYREFEERVGTIERGRGSKGDRVRAEVLGRSQPFSISEIEEACPGVSRDMVRLVLRAMKSEGVIESMGKGRGAKWKQVKVEGGD; this is encoded by the coding sequence ATGCACTCGCTCACACCCGAGTACCTCGCCGCGCTTCGCTTCGATGGCACCCAGGCCGCCACGTTGCGCTCACTGGGCGAGTACCAGGGCAAGCAACAGCTCTATGCTGCGCAGTCGCCTGAAGCCCTGAAGGGCCTACGCCAGATCGCGGTGGTGGAGTCCACTGAGTCGTCTAACCGGCTGGAAGGTGTTGTCGTAGCGCCTTCGCGGCTGAAGTCTCTGGTCATCCGCAATGCAACACCAAAGAGCCGCTCCGAACAGGAGATCGCCGGCTACCGTGACGCCCTGGCGCTGATCCACGAATCGGCCGCGCATATGTCCTTCAGCGAGGGCGTAGTGCTGCAACTCCACACCCTGCTGTACCGCTATATGCCGCAGGCGGGCGGGCGCTGGAAGGCTACCAATAACGACATCATCGAACGTCACCCGGACGGCACGTCACGTCTACGTTTCCAGCCGGTCGCTGCGCACCTCACACCCATGGCTATGACCGATCTGGCCGGGCGCTACGCCACCGCGCTGGATCAGCACCTGGCCGACCCGTTGGTACTGGTGCCGCTGGCGATGCTCGACTTCCTGTGCATCCACCCTTTCCCGGACGGCAACGGTCGCATGTCCCGCTTGTTGACCTTGCTGCTGCTCTACCACTTCGACTATGCCGTGGGTCGCTACATCAGCTTGGAACGCATCTTCGAGGAAACCAAGGAAGGTTATTACGAGACGCTGGAAGCCAGCTCGCAGGGCTGGCACCAGGGGCAGCACGACGTAAAGCCCTGGCTCGACTACTTCTGGGGCGCCTTGCTACGAGCCTACCGTGAGTTCGAGGAGCGTGTCGGCACCATCGAGCGTGGCCGCGGCAGTAAAGGCGACCGGGTGCGGGCGGAGGTCCTAGGGCGCAGCCAGCCGTTCTCGATATCCGAGATCGAGGAGGCTTGCCCGGGCGTGAGCCGAGACATGGTGCGGTTGGTGCTGCGGGCGATGAAGTCAGAGGGAGTGATCGAGTCCATGGGCAAGGGGCGAGGAGCGAAGTGGAAACAAGTCAAGGTAGAGGGGGGAGACTGA
- a CDS encoding SNF2-related protein: MQQPLTQYQSQYYAWLLTRRAAGDSVESLASTLVDSQVDLNPHQVDAALFACRNPLSRGVLLADEVGLGKTIEAGLVISQRWAERRRKILIIVPANLRKQWHQELQDKFGLQGLILEAKSYNTIRKKDRQNPFLFASGPVICSYQFAKSKADDVKSIDWDFVVLDEAHRLRNVYKTSNIIAKTLKEALSHVHAKVLLTATPLQNSLLELYGLVSFIDDRVFGDLDSFRSQFTGREQSFSGLRDRLAPICKRTLRKQVQPYVSYTARKAIIQEFTPSSEEQELSGLVADYLRRPNVKAMPEGQRQLISLVLWKLLASSSHAIAGALETMAKRLQGVLDETTEVPDLTEELDEDYESLDETADEWSDQDPDATAPSRMERDAIAQEIEELRRFKALATSIQDNAKGKALLTALDRAFAELDRLGAARKAIIFTESKRTQEYLLNLLADTPYGDGIVLFNGTNSDQRAQAIYKDWLKRHEGTDRITGSKTADTRAALVEHFKERGKVMIATEAGAEGINLQFCSLVINYDLPWNPQRIEQRIGRCHRYGQKHDVVVVNFVDLSNEADKRVYELLAQKLQLFEGVFGASDEVLGAIGSGVDFERRIAEIYQNCREPEEIKSSFEQLRLDLSGEINEAMVKTRQALLENFDEEVQEKLRVRADDSRNARNRFEHMLMDLTRAELVQYASFDDGGFDLRHIPTGAEHSGPAGIELGRYELPRRSGDAHLYRINHSLARWGIEQAKARVLDVARLVFDYNAYGSKISTLEAYRGKAGWLTVKLVTVETLGNQEQHLLVAAGTTDGVVLAEEDPEKLLRLPATTHAASLFNAPDATLLADAEARKTALLRDVNERNLGYFEQEVQKLDAWADDLKLGLEQEIKEIDREIKEVRRTAATSPTLGEKLSWQKKQRELEGKRSKLRRELFARQDEVEAQRNDLISQLEVQLQQQVEERTLFTIEWELV; the protein is encoded by the coding sequence ATGCAACAGCCCCTTACGCAGTATCAAAGCCAGTACTACGCATGGCTTCTGACGCGCCGCGCGGCAGGCGACTCCGTGGAGTCGCTGGCATCAACGCTGGTCGACTCGCAGGTTGATCTCAATCCGCATCAGGTCGATGCGGCCCTCTTCGCATGCCGCAATCCCCTTTCACGCGGTGTGCTCCTCGCTGACGAAGTGGGTCTCGGCAAGACCATTGAGGCGGGCTTGGTGATCTCGCAACGCTGGGCGGAACGGCGGCGCAAGATTCTCATCATCGTCCCGGCCAACCTGCGCAAGCAGTGGCACCAGGAGTTGCAGGACAAGTTCGGTCTACAAGGGCTGATTCTCGAAGCCAAAAGCTATAACACGATCCGCAAGAAGGATCGACAGAATCCGTTCCTCTTTGCCTCTGGCCCGGTCATCTGTTCCTATCAGTTCGCCAAATCCAAGGCTGATGATGTCAAAAGCATCGACTGGGACTTTGTCGTCCTTGACGAAGCGCATCGCCTGCGCAACGTCTACAAGACCAGCAACATCATTGCCAAGACTCTCAAGGAGGCGCTATCGCACGTTCACGCCAAAGTACTACTGACCGCAACGCCGTTGCAGAACTCATTGCTCGAACTCTATGGACTGGTCAGCTTCATCGATGACCGCGTGTTCGGAGACCTTGACAGCTTTCGCTCGCAATTCACTGGCCGAGAACAATCCTTCAGTGGCTTGCGTGACCGGCTGGCTCCCATCTGCAAGCGCACCCTGCGCAAACAGGTTCAGCCCTACGTGTCGTATACGGCGCGCAAGGCCATCATCCAAGAGTTCACGCCATCGAGCGAGGAACAGGAACTGTCCGGGCTGGTCGCCGACTACTTGCGCCGTCCCAATGTGAAGGCCATGCCCGAGGGGCAGCGCCAACTGATTTCACTGGTTCTGTGGAAGTTGCTCGCGTCCAGCTCGCACGCGATCGCGGGTGCGTTAGAGACGATGGCCAAGCGCCTCCAGGGAGTGCTCGACGAAACCACTGAAGTTCCCGATCTGACCGAGGAACTCGACGAGGACTACGAGTCGCTGGATGAAACCGCCGATGAGTGGAGTGACCAGGACCCAGACGCCACGGCACCGAGTCGCATGGAACGTGATGCCATCGCGCAGGAAATCGAGGAGCTTCGCCGCTTCAAGGCGCTGGCAACCAGCATTCAGGACAACGCCAAGGGCAAGGCATTGCTCACCGCGCTGGATCGTGCCTTCGCTGAACTGGACCGGCTGGGCGCGGCCAGGAAGGCCATCATCTTCACCGAGTCCAAGCGCACGCAGGAATACCTCCTCAATTTGCTGGCTGACACGCCATACGGCGACGGTATCGTGCTTTTTAACGGCACCAATAGTGACCAGCGCGCGCAAGCAATCTACAAGGACTGGCTGAAGCGCCACGAAGGCACTGACCGCATCACCGGCTCCAAGACCGCCGACACCCGTGCGGCACTGGTCGAGCACTTCAAGGAGCGCGGCAAGGTCATGATTGCCACCGAAGCCGGAGCCGAAGGCATCAACCTCCAGTTCTGCTCGCTCGTGATCAACTACGACCTGCCTTGGAATCCGCAGCGTATCGAGCAACGCATTGGTCGCTGTCACCGCTACGGACAGAAGCACGACGTAGTGGTAGTGAACTTCGTCGATCTCAGCAATGAGGCGGACAAGCGCGTTTATGAATTGCTGGCGCAGAAGCTCCAGCTTTTCGAGGGCGTTTTTGGGGCCAGCGACGAAGTGCTGGGTGCCATCGGCTCAGGCGTTGATTTCGAGCGGCGTATCGCTGAGATCTACCAGAACTGCCGAGAGCCTGAAGAAATCAAGTCCAGTTTCGAGCAACTCCGACTCGATCTCTCAGGAGAGATCAACGAGGCGATGGTCAAGACCCGTCAGGCATTGCTTGAGAACTTTGATGAGGAGGTGCAGGAGAAGCTGCGCGTGCGGGCGGACGACAGCCGCAACGCGCGCAACCGCTTCGAACACATGTTGATGGACTTGACCCGCGCCGAACTGGTCCAGTACGCCTCGTTCGATGACGGAGGCTTCGACCTCCGCCACATACCGACTGGAGCCGAGCATAGCGGCCCCGCGGGCATCGAGCTGGGGCGCTACGAGTTGCCCCGCCGCTCTGGCGACGCGCACCTGTACCGCATCAATCATTCGCTGGCGCGGTGGGGCATCGAGCAAGCCAAGGCTCGCGTACTCGACGTGGCTCGTCTCGTCTTCGATTACAACGCCTACGGTTCAAAGATCAGCACGCTTGAAGCCTACCGCGGCAAGGCCGGATGGCTCACAGTAAAGCTGGTCACTGTCGAGACACTCGGCAACCAGGAGCAACATCTGCTGGTTGCTGCGGGTACTACCGACGGCGTCGTGCTGGCAGAAGAAGACCCGGAAAAACTGCTGCGCCTACCCGCGACCACACACGCAGCAAGCCTGTTCAATGCACCTGATGCCACCTTGCTGGCCGATGCGGAAGCCCGCAAGACCGCACTCCTGCGAGACGTCAACGAGCGCAATCTCGGTTACTTCGAGCAGGAAGTCCAGAAGCTCGACGCCTGGGCGGACGATCTGAAGCTCGGTCTGGAGCAGGAGATCAAGGAGATCGACCGCGAGATCAAGGAAGTGCGCCGCACTGCCGCGACCTCGCCGACGTTGGGCGAAAAACTGTCATGGCAGAAGAAACAGCGCGAACTGGAAGGCAAGCGCAGCAAGCTGCGCCGCGAGCTGTTTGCCCGACAGGACGAAGTCGAAGCGCAGCGCAATGACTTGATCAGCCAGCTTGAAGTGCAACTCCAACAGCAGGTCGAGGAGCGCACGCTGTTCACTATCGAGTGGGAGCTGGTCTGA
- a CDS encoding AIPR family protein, translating into MATVIARPLELDLLCQKLDEDYANLITGTGNTPESRRSNFLSKAIAAFILHEDAGASLDEAVAASIDGGLDHGIDSVFVANDQTIWLVQSKYKESGSGEPELGDVSKFRDGVTDLIQGRWGRFNNALQNRSAAITDALNSGICKVKVVLAYSGTAVSDDRRDIFSDLERAFNGTNPGFLRCHAYGLTTLHDLHLDGISAQAIEAEIELKDFGHTQEPYRAFYGRMDAKRLAELWVQHEDRLVDRNIRRFKGTTIVNTGLTETLQQESQHFFYFNNGVTFLCEAINEQHPRDPHRESGRFRVRGLSIINGAQTVGAIAKEPIAHYDANPAMVMATFVCLDNAPDGFGDRVTQSRNRQNAVDLEDFAALDERQAMWQQTLRMAGIEYIVKHGQDDPPPSPTTFTARELAPYLACTVTAGDWQDYLVAAKSDKKRLFGREGLVPATDPLRQSYDSLFADSLTAKQMWRIAQIGRTVIGKIRDRASAEADPRDLPLGVLPAKEILSQGAWMILHVVFIRLPLHNGPALTLSEDELISLSREIDLVADRLVNVVQAVQWNKQARSVFENKTDCRTVKGRLMAALAQQGQGGNQ; encoded by the coding sequence ATGGCAACAGTTATCGCTCGCCCCCTTGAACTCGATCTGCTGTGTCAAAAACTTGATGAGGACTACGCGAACCTAATCACCGGAACGGGAAACACGCCAGAGTCTCGGCGAAGCAATTTTCTGTCCAAGGCAATTGCGGCGTTCATCCTGCATGAAGACGCTGGCGCCAGTCTGGATGAGGCCGTGGCTGCCAGCATCGATGGTGGGCTGGATCATGGTATCGATTCGGTATTCGTCGCCAATGATCAGACCATTTGGCTCGTCCAGTCGAAATACAAAGAGTCTGGCTCAGGAGAGCCTGAGCTTGGTGATGTGTCCAAGTTTCGGGATGGCGTCACCGATCTCATCCAGGGACGCTGGGGACGCTTCAACAACGCGCTTCAGAACCGCAGTGCGGCAATTACCGATGCCTTAAACAGCGGCATCTGCAAAGTCAAGGTTGTCCTTGCCTACTCCGGCACGGCTGTGTCCGATGACCGGCGGGACATCTTTTCCGACCTGGAGCGTGCGTTCAATGGGACGAATCCCGGATTTCTGCGCTGCCATGCCTATGGGCTCACCACCCTTCACGATCTCCACTTGGACGGCATCTCTGCCCAGGCCATTGAGGCGGAGATCGAGCTGAAAGACTTCGGTCACACTCAAGAACCATACAGGGCGTTCTACGGTCGCATGGACGCCAAGCGTCTTGCAGAACTTTGGGTGCAGCACGAAGACCGCTTAGTTGACCGAAACATCCGTCGTTTCAAGGGAACGACGATCGTCAACACTGGTTTGACGGAAACCTTGCAGCAGGAGTCGCAGCACTTCTTCTACTTCAACAACGGCGTCACGTTTCTCTGTGAGGCCATCAACGAGCAGCATCCGCGCGATCCCCATCGGGAATCAGGGAGATTTCGTGTCCGAGGGCTTTCCATCATCAACGGCGCTCAGACCGTTGGTGCCATAGCCAAAGAGCCCATAGCGCACTACGACGCGAATCCGGCCATGGTTATGGCGACTTTCGTGTGCTTGGACAACGCGCCGGACGGATTTGGCGACCGTGTGACTCAATCCCGTAACCGTCAAAATGCGGTGGACTTGGAAGACTTCGCTGCTCTGGATGAGCGGCAAGCTATGTGGCAGCAGACACTGCGAATGGCTGGTATCGAATACATCGTCAAGCATGGCCAGGACGACCCACCCCCCTCACCAACCACTTTCACTGCCCGTGAACTGGCGCCCTACCTAGCCTGCACGGTCACCGCAGGCGATTGGCAGGATTATCTGGTCGCAGCGAAGTCAGACAAAAAGAGGCTCTTTGGACGGGAAGGACTTGTGCCTGCGACTGATCCGTTACGCCAGTCCTACGATAGCCTGTTTGCCGACTCGCTGACAGCCAAGCAGATGTGGCGCATCGCCCAGATCGGTCGCACGGTCATTGGAAAAATCCGGGACCGCGCGAGTGCTGAGGCTGATCCCCGCGATCTGCCACTGGGCGTGTTGCCCGCCAAGGAAATTCTCAGCCAGGGCGCCTGGATGATTCTGCACGTTGTGTTCATCAGGCTGCCATTGCACAACGGGCCAGCGCTGACCCTCAGCGAGGATGAGCTGATATCGCTCTCCCGCGAAATCGATCTCGTGGCAGATCGATTAGTCAATGTCGTTCAGGCAGTTCAGTGGAACAAGCAGGCGCGTAGCGTTTTCGAGAACAAAACGGACTGTCGAACTGTGAAAGGCCGTTTGATGGCGGCCTTGGCACAACAGGGCCAGGGAGGAAATCAATAA